From Pseudochaenichthys georgianus chromosome 15, fPseGeo1.2, whole genome shotgun sequence:
CCTCACTGTTGTGTAATGTGTGTCATTCGAGTTGCTAGATGGCACAGTACCGTTTTAAGCTCTGGTTTATCTTTGTTCAGTGCACAACATCTCTGTGTATTGCACATGGGTGTGGTTACAAGTTGGATATTGGTGTATTGTGGTTGGGGGACACTGGGTTCAGCTAATGTCCCCTCTCTGCCCCCATCCCTCCCTTGCTAGCCCCATCTCTCCTGGGAACAGATGAAAGAATACCAGGGCCCGTCACAAACAAAGGCTGCACTTGTAGTGCTGGTGATGGCCGGTTCTTTTGCATCGATATGCTTTTGTAACAAGCTGCTGTGAAGGGTGCATATCTGTGATTTTTCTTACGGTTATTCTGTTTTCCATTAAAAAAGCACTCACAGTAAATGCCTTATTTGCAATTGTGCTGGAGTCATTTACCAATAGTCTTGTGGAATACTAAGTGTACTGATGCTTGTGTTTTCCTCTCAGATGGGCTCTGTGGTATTTCAAAAACGACAAGAGCAAAAGCTGGACAGAGAACCTGCGTCTCATTTCCAAGTTTGACACAGTGGAAGACTTTTGGGCGTAAGTTTTCTCTACTAATCCTGTATTGTGAATATAATTGTCTCCTTTTTTATAAAGGGAATAAGTGGAGGGTTTCAGAAGAATGGCATTTTAATCAAAATCATATTTTACTTCATTCATATGGAGACAATAAGGGATTTTGTTTAAACAAAGGGTATTATGCAGATTAACATAAATTATCATGTCATTAATTATTTCTTTATGCTTACATTTTCTTCTGTTGTCTGCACCTCACCTGTTGTATTTGCATCTTTATAATTGTAAATACTGATTCAGATCAAATGTAAGTGATTCCTGAATATCATCGTGCACCAACAAGTTGCAGAGCAATCTTTACAGGAAAGCAGCTTGCACTTTACacatggggatcttccatttaaagtgatgtttaaaactcagttcatggggctcattcactggcgcttccacaaacaacaaccaacataattattacattcaaataaagtacattattcaagtttacattaactttggataataacatgggagaaatgagcggaagggctctcttttcctctctcctggCAGTCTGTCAGTATCgtctcactgatccagtaatgtgACCCCACAgtaaagaataaacatatttataactagtttagcttattccagaggtagataaaatagctaagtgtgttaggtctaactcttagtgtgtgtgtgtgtgtgtgtgtgtgtgtgttgctccgcccaccggtccgtcacagcggccgaagctgcaggatttctgcttcacacacgttgcatacggctattttactgtctttttcggacaccttaaaatactgccagactggtgaagccattttggtgaGCTTGTTTTGctgcgcacagagaaaagtgtcatgtattttatgtcatgtgatcggctctcctgatcggcctttatagagagcgccgatcgatcggcagagagtgaatatcggccgatcgagcggagcatccctaatagcCCTTTATCAATGTTTAATTAACTCTTAAATTGCCATTTGTCAACCAATGCAGATGATGTTCGTACTGTCACTGAAGTCAACCATCTGGAATACTTCCAATCCTTTTGTGTTTCTTACAGATTATACAACCACATACAGCAACCTAGCAAACTTGGCTTTGGCTGTGATTAttgtttatttaaggtaagccTACATTTACTTTTCAACAATAGGATGTATTAATAAGCATGCAAAGTGAATCAATTGAGAATCAGGTTTCTTGCCAAGTAGCTTTACCCATACAAGGAATTCACTTTGTTGTTaattggtgcatacataaacacaAGAGGTTTATAAAaacgattaaacattttaaatataaaatggaAATAAGAATATAACATATTAAGTGGTAGCATTGTGAGTCGGAGCTATTTTAACTTTCTCCAAATGGATAGTAATGCTTCAATTGTAACCAACCATGAATGAAGTTTTAAAATGTGTCTTTTCACTCTTGTGTGTCAGGATGGGATCAAGCCGATGTGGGAAGACGATAGGAACAAGCTCGGGGGTCGATGGCTGATGACCCTCAACAAGCAACAGAGACACAACGATCTTGACCGCTACTGGATGGAGACGGTAAGCGGGCGTTTTCATGGAGCAGCTCATAAATAAACCTATATctcaacatttcacattcaagacaaaaaaacaagagtaccgagaaccggttccggttcggaaccggttccaacatttcgtttccaacggcatcatttagaaatgtgaatttcggttccgcttttcgatgcctgaggaaatgtttctcgccgctctccgtagcctactgtatgactgcggcggggcgggaaatgtagcgttgtacctacactttctacagtgtaacctgagaccagggccggccagggcgccagatctgtggaggcgctgcgccgacagctctgggagggaaaacaaatgttttgaccgttggggctcatcctaatttccgtccttgatgtaacaacattcataattaagtaaatgtaacacccttttcatcccggttgcacgtttcattcgccctgtacgatgggcgctgtaagtgatgaaaatgggggatgttggcttatctggcacccgcagctcacagccaaagtgcgagggagaaagggagggtgcactggaaccggcgctgttgttattagcatctggtgctagctgctctaacggaagaagaagatgtttctacaatgatggggagggagagtcctctccagtcagactgaggctgataactacagctcagtgaggtaaaggactcttgagtgtttagatagttcactttagtctaagttatctcagtgggtctcaaacgttttgatcacaatgtatgtaaacacatatttccaaggcactcctttataattattgggataaaacaggtttgaaatcattccaatgtatactataggacagtaaaccagacatatcgttttaaactggagataaaaaaatatgcataaataaaatagtaaaataagatatgaatgaacaacaaaaataaaatacgttacatgtatttgttattggctatagtaggttattggttatgctcacatacttatttaattattcaaatgtaaaccgatctttttcatatgggtgtttatgtaccccctacatctagtctctagtaattctgcttaaagtgcaccagattgaagcattttgctttaaaatgtaaaacatgtcttcccggtatgcctgagaaggcagatatgcttgtttttctcaacaagaacttcaTAATttgttttaccctgcccctcaaagaatcggaattgggaaccggaatcgaaaagtagaatcagaatcgtggaaattcaaacgatacccaaccctattcaTATGTGTCCCATTTTGTGTATTTTGCAGCTTTTGTGTTTAGTCGGTGAGTCCTTTGATGCGGCAAGTGAAGATGTGAATGGAGCTGTGGTCAACGTCAGACCCAAAGGTGACAAAATATCAATCTGGACGAGCAACTGCCAAAACAGGGACGCCATCATGACGATAGGGTACGTTAAAAAGTCACGTTGTAGACCTTAGAATGACACTAATTCAAGTAATAGTGGTCGAGTTTACCACTAGATGGAGACACTAAGTTGGCGTCCATCTTCATAACGCTTCTTGCTTTTCCACAGGCAAAATTATAAAGAGCGTCTGAGCATCCCCACCAAAGCCATCATCGGCTACCAGTCACATGACGACACATCCAGCAAGAGCGGATCCACTACCAAGAACATCTTCTCCGTTTGAAAAACTCCTCCACCCCGGTTTCAACTCGCTGTAGATTTAAACAATTACCAAAACGCATAATCACAATAATACTTTTGAGTTGTCATCTACTGTAGTGTCTTTTCCTTTTTATTGAAAAGAGATTTGTTCATGGTGTATACAGTTGGAGCTTCCCCCAGCAGCGGGGTGGTGAGAATGATTTGGGAGGAGGCCAGAAAGGCACAACATTTGGCTCAAAATGTCACGTAAGCTAGAGAACACGCATTATTTCCTTTGTAGAGTTGAAAAGTTCTGTGATTAATACCGGTGAGCTCCCCTAGCTTCGCTAAGATGAAGCTTATTTTCAGTACCCGAATGGCTTTGAGTTGCAAAAAAACGTAACTATACAGCCTTGTGTTTTTCTTATTCTGGGTTCTAACCCTCCTTACAAATTCTTTTTGTCACCTTGCAGGTAAACTTATTGTAGGCAACTTATCTTTCACAGAACAAATTTTAAGGGCAGTTTTAACTTGACTTTTCCAGAAGTGTTAACCATGAGTTGGGCTTTTAGGCGCCCCAGTTTGAGAAATCTACAGTATCTTAAAGATTTGTAAAAGCTATGGCCTCACTCCAAATTATAGGAGTTACATTTAAGATCGCTTATTGTTTCAGCCATGCTGGAATTGTGAAAATATAGCTTGTAGTATTTTttgaccttttttttttcttccccttacatttatttataatgtatacattgaaatacttagttgaaagacgaccatgaaacttgtgttttttcaaattgtgtttttttctctttttttgttaCTACGGTCAATAATGTGTACTACTGCATATAGATTAaattttttacagtgtaccaTAAAGAAGCCGACAGAATTAGGTGTGCTTTTCACTGTTTTCTTCCTAACAAAAACTGTAGATAATGTCGCACGCCTCTCTTGGTTGATGCAAAGAAAAGATGATATTCATTGTGAAATGATTTTGCTCATAATGTATCTTTATTATCTGTAATTCCAGGATGTATATTACCTTCTTTCAAGTAAAGGTTAAGTGCTTTGCATTAAAACCCGAAAGCATGTTGTCTTGTTTAGTGGGCATTAAATAAGACGTACACTTGTGAGTTACTGTATGTCTAGCAGTCTGTTATAACTTTGGCACAAATATTGCATTAAAGTAGGAACCCATCACTACAGAAACGGGAGAAAATACATGTCAGTAACCTATAAATGTATCTTTAAAGGTACATTACATGGAGGAATCCTTACTCTAGTTTACACGTAAAAAAGATTCTATTGTTCGGCTGTCCCTTGGTCATGCAGTCAAACAGGATTTAGTGACGCCACAGGGACTGAAAATACCTGAACGGGTTGTTTTTCATCTCACTCCCCCCTAGTACCACACTTCAAGGTACAATCAGCAGAGTAACAGGACTTGAGTGTATACAGTGGTCATGATTTAATAAAGTGTCAAAGCTATATACAAGTGCTTAAGGAATATAATTGGAAGATAACAGTGACATTTTCAGTAAATCTGATCCTTATCAGTGTAACTAATGAGGAATTGTTTATTATGTTAAAAATAGTATAACAAGTCATTGCACAATACAACTGATAAACGTATAAGGATTCTTAGAGTGGAACACATCAAAGTTCATTGTTCTGTTGGCAGAGCATCAACGTGACATGATGAAAGGAATTTATCATGTTTTGTACATTTGCTATTCAACTTTGTTTCAATAAATAAGGAATAAGAATCAGATATGCCTGGTTTAAAAAAAGTTTAGGCTACCGTATCCAAAGGTCGAAAACAAAAGTTCTCCTAATTCATAAATAACTATTAATCCACCCGAGCAGTGAAAAAGTACATCACTGTTCTCCAAGCCAAGGTCCAGCCACAGATGTCCTCACATGTGTTACCCAGTCCATCCTCCCTGCTTATGTGCTGCACCTGGACCGTGGGGGCCTCATATCAAGACATCGATATAATCAAAGGCTTTTCCTCCTCTCGTTTGGTCAGCAGATTTGAGATCATGAAGGATGAGAAGAAACAAAGCTGAGCTCAAACAGCTCCAGGTTGACGCTGAACATCCACTCAAATATAGCAGACAAGTGAACGTAAAAGTACTGGTCCTGGGCAAACAAAACAGTATCTGAAGGGTTAATAATGTGTACTACTGCAtatagatgacattttttacagtgtaccaTAAAGATGCTGACAGAATTAGGTATGATTTTCACTGTTTTCTTCCTAACAAACTGTAGATAATGTCGCACGCCTCTCTTGGTTGATGCAAAGAAAAGATGATATTCATTGTGAAATGATTTTGCTCATAATGTATCTTTATTATCTGTAATTCCAGGATGTATATTACCTTCTTTCAAGTAAAGGTTAAGTGCTTTGCATTAAAACCCGAAAGCATGTTGTCTTGTTTAGTGGGCATTAAAAAGACGTACACTTGTGAGTTACTGTATGTCTAGCAGTCTGTTATAACTTTGGCACAAATATTGCATTAAAGTAGGAACCCATCACTACAGAAACGGGAGAAAATACATGTCAGTAACCTATAAATGTATCTTTAAAGGTACATTACATTGAGGAATCCTTACTCTAGTTTACACGTAAAAAAGATTCACCCACCACGCCTAAAACTAGTACATTCTTCTGGAACGGTAACCGAGTGAGGATTGTAATCTCATTGTTTTCAGAACACACTGACAGATCTATTATTCGGCTGTCCCTTAGTCATGCAGTCAAACAGGATTTAGTGACGCCACAGGGACTGAAAATACCTGAACGTGTTGTTTTTCATCTCACTCCACCCTAGTACCACACTTCAAGGTACAATCAGCAGAGTAACAGGACTTGAGAGTGTATACAGAGGTCATGATTTAATAAAGTGTCAAAGCTATATACAAGTGCTTAAGGAATATAATTGGAAGCTAACATCAGTGACATTTTCAGTAAATCTGATCCTTATCAGTGTAACTAATGAGGAATTGTTCATTGTTGAtgtataaaaaatataataacaaGTCATTGCACAATACAACTGATAAACGTATAAGGATTCTTAGAGTGTAACACATCAAAGTTCATTGTTCTGTTGGCAGAGCATCAACATGACATGATGAAAGGAATTTATCATGTTTTGTTCATTTGCTATTCAACTTTGTTTCAATAAATAAGGAATAAGAATCAGATATGCCTGGTTTAAAAAAAGTTTAGGCTACCGTATCCAAAGGTCGAAAACAAAAGTTCTCCTAATTCATAAATAACTATTAATCCACCTGAGCAGTGAAAAAGTACATCACTGTTCTCCAAGCCAAGGTCCAGCCACAGATGTCCTCACATGTGTTACCCAGTCCATCCTCCCTGCTTATGTGCTGCACCTGGACCGTGGGGGCCTCATATCAAGACATCGATATAATCAAAGGCTTTTCCTCCTCTCGTTTGGTCAGCAGATTTGAGATCATGAAGGATGAGAAGAAACAAAACTCCACAGCAAAGCTGAGCTCAAACAGCTCCAGGTTGACGCTGAGCATCCACTCAAATATAGCCGACAAGTGAACGCAAAAGTACTGGTCCTGGGCAAACAAAACAGTATCTGAAGGGTTTCAAGTTAAGGATGCAACGCAGTCAGTCCCATAAAAACCTGTCATTGTAAAGATCTCCTGAGATCAGTTCATGAGCATTGGCAAAATTCCTAAACACTCCATGAAAGTAAGAGAGAAAATAAAGATGTATCAAtgcacaaaatacaagaagcCAGCTGTTTTCAGCTTCTGTAGGCTAGtgtgtatataataataataataataatacattacatttataaagcgcttttcctggtgctcaaagcgcttataTTAAACTTTCACTTGGAGGTCTAATCCCCAAACATAGAGGTGTAACCAGCTATTGTAAGCTTTAAAATCGACTAGTTGTAGTCAGAGACGGTTGGAGCCTGTCCCAAAACACTTCAGCAGCAGACCGGATCCAGATATGGCACAGGGGAATAGTGTACTGCAGAGCAGCTGGACTATCTAATGGACACGTCACTGCTAGAGTCAATTGCTGGAATATCATGCCTAAAGCTTCACTAAATTAATGTTTACCATGTTTACTTTCATCTAACCTGCTTTACCAGCTCACTGCACACCTATCATCCTATTGGTGCAAAATTGCCCTAAAATAGAAGAATTGTGAAGAATACCTACCACACAAAAGACAAGTTAACATAGCTccaacatttatgaaaggatacaGCAGATGGTAACGATGGTTTGAACCACAGTGGAGACGATGCGGAGCGGATAGAGAGCCCACTCATATCCTGTCAGCACACACTTGCCGGTCAGTGAGGTGAGCAACACAGTGTAGAAGCAGATACATATGAAACTGATGGCAGCTCCGAAGTAGTGAGGCAGTGCCAGGTCACCCGGCTGTGGAGCACAGAGAGTCAACAGATACATAGAGTAAAGAGATTAGATATAAATCAGGGCAGAGATTAATGTAAACATTGATACATGCATGGATGAGCGTACATAAAATCTGTACTAATGAACTACTCACTTCAAACAGACCCATTTTAGGTTTTAAACTGTTGCGGTGTACCAGCTTGTTGTAAACGTGGCTTGTGCTCTTAATCACTATAGCTGACATTGAACAAATAGTTACCCACCTTTGTTTGCTGTTTCAACACAGGTGCAAATGGAAGCTTTATTGTCAGCATTATATAATGTAGTAAAATGTGTCTCACAGAAACTTACAGTATGATAGCAATTTAAAGCTGCTATTTAATCTTATCTTCAAACATTAACAGGAAGTGAAGTACTTACATTACAGTTTCCAGCTGTGAATGCCCCCAAGGCTGCCACCACACCAAAGACCAGCGCAAACTTGCTCAGCATGGAATGAAATCTGTGTCTCTCCATAATATGAGCATGGTGGAATATACAGAAGAGCAGGACTAAAGAAGAGAGATCACAGATGTTAGAACACATATCAGGAATAGCATAAATAATGTGTAAGGCAGGTAAACTCACACAGAAAGGACCCTGCGTTGATCGTGGCTGTGAAGAGTGAGTTTTCTGGTGATTTAGTTCCACTTGAGCTAGAATACCAAAATAACGTTGTTATATGTAATGTTAATTGTTTCACTAGTCCATTCAAAACACAATTAGGATTTTctttaatatataaaaatgcaaGAAAAAGCTTCACATATTACGATGGTTTAAAAATGCAAAACTATAGCTATACCGAGTATGATCAAATTGATAACGGCATGAGAAAAGGAATGTGCTAAAATTAGATTTGTAAAAGGTAAAACAGTGCATTTCTAAATGTTTATGTGGGCTCAATGTGTTTTAACATATCCATTTTAATAGCAGATTGTGAATATGCAAACCAAAATCTGTTGCatgcaaaaaaattacatttattctgcACATTAATTATTCTATTCTCACCTTATAGTGGGAACCAAGCAACATCCAGTGGTATGATTTGCTTTGCAATAGTTGTCACTCCCCCTGAAAACAAATGAATTAGCTTCTGAGGAATCTGCCACATTCAAATGCTGATGGTCAACTTTTTACAATACTGAGACACAACTCACCAGTCACTGAGAGAGCACACATGTGTGTTAGCTAACGCTAGGCCATATCTGGaaagataaaacaaaaaacatatcaGTATGGTAAATATATATGACTTGAAATGTGGGCTCAATTACACTCTGATTTAATATAAAGGAACATTCAAACTACTGTATGGTAGATTTTGCATTACTGTGTAATACCAAATAAAAAAAGCATTATCTTCCAATGTTTTTGAATAAAAGTAGGACTTAAGTCATTCCTTTCCACTGAATCTGCTCATGAGGATTTGTGGGAAGGTAATATATATTTGCGAACTCTTTAAAACCTACCAACATGCAATAAACGAcaatagttttaaaaaaaaagattactgCCTCTAAGCTCCAATGATGTTGTTGTACGGCTCACCTTTTGATCACCACCAACATATTTGGTGTTCATTCAACCCTATCTTGTGGTTTTTCATCAAAAAAATCACCATAAATGTATCTTGTATTAAACTAAAACAAGTTCTGACTCCACTCTCAAGAATGGACTACTGTAACATGGCAAGAAACTATACCAAATATCACTAAATGACAAGGCAGAATGAATAAGTATACTTCTTGAAATTCTGGTGTGAGCACACAGAAAAAAAAGCCGTAGGACTTGTTTGATGACTGCTGTTTCATAATATGTTCAATAGTATTAGCTCTCGGGCTTTCTCATGCTGCTCTGACTTATCTCTTACATATTATGCACTTTCAAAGTTGAAATTATATTCAAAGCATGTGAAACATATATCTGCCAGACATTACTTTATGCCATCTCACAACTTCCTGTTCTGTAATCAGTATTACTACTGGAACTTAATGTCCTAAAATAGGAATATACAGATGAAATACAAACTTTGATTATTATAAAGTGTCATTTTCAATAGTTCCAAACATGAAAAACATTATCATGGAACCTTCCTAATACATTGTGGTTCCTGCTTCGTGATCAGTTTAAGGCTTTCATATGTAAATTATACAATGAACAGAAGTATAAAAGGTATAACAGAATAAGAAATACTTGAAAAACAATTCACCAGAGCGTAAAGACAATTAAGGAAGTGTGGATCTTTGGTTAACTTACACAGTCCATGTTCCAATGAAGGACACCAGGGAGAGGGATATGGGGAAGATAATCCAGAAAACCATGTCTTGGTGGTGAAGAAGGAAATAAACTGATTAAAAAAAGGATTCCTCAAGTCCAGTTGTCTTAAAAGCACTCAATGATAGACCTCTTCTGGAGTTCCTCATGAAGACAGCCTCATACCTACAGATCAAGATTAGTACTGGAACAAAAAAAGTCCTAATCCTATGATGTTAATGTAGTTCAGGTTTTTCAAGCACACAATTGCCTTGCTGCACTCAGCGACAGTCTTCCACCATCCAGAAAGCCCTGCTTTTATGGGAGAGTCATTCTTTCTCTGCCACTCCTTTTGAGCACCACCTTTCCCTGTCAGAGCAAACGTTGGGAAACACGGGCCGGCCTTCTTTGCGCAATCTCGttgtttgtttaattaaaaaaactgcTCTATCTGAAGTCACTCTACAGTTTGTTATAGATGACTCTGGGTTTTATATATGCACTCTTCTATAGATGTGATAGTATGTGGGCATAAAGACATACAATATAAGAGTTACTAGAACAAACTAAAACTAAGTTATTTTAGGAATGCTTTAAGGCTAAGTGACAGGATTTGTTTTACCTGTTGTAAATGTTGTGGAATGTAAGTAGCCTGCATGTACTTTATATAGGCTAACTATCACTATCATTtgtacacaaataaaaaaataaaaaggctgTTTTCAGGCTCCTGTCAACAATGCTCATACACTAGGGTTTAAAGAGAAAATCACAACTGGAATCGCAGAATTAATTAACATAAAACAATGCAGTACAAGTTTAAATATAGGActaattattaatatatatatatatatatatatatatattaattattAGTATATAAATATTACACTAATAGATTTATTATGCAGCAGATATGACCTTATTTTTTTACGAAAAAttataattataaatatataatagtaTTTTATCCCTTTTTTGTTATGTTAAATTGTCTGGTTTGTGCTCTTAATACCTTAATTGTTACACTAGGCAGGCAAggcaagtgtatttatatattcaCTAGGGAAATGAAGAGTCAGATATCAGGATCTGGATTTTGTGCTGTCACCACATGGGGTCCTcat
This genomic window contains:
- the LOC117459650 gene encoding transmembrane protein 150A; this encodes MVFWIIFPISLSLVSFIGTWTVYGLALANTHVCSLSDWGSDNYCKANHTTGCCLVPTISSSGTKSPENSLFTATINAGSFLFLLFCIFHHAHIMERHRFHSMLSKFALVFGVVAALGAFTAGNCNPGDLALPHYFGAAISFICICFYTVLLTSLTGKCVLTGYEWALYPLRIVSTVVQTIVTICYTVLFAQDQYFCVHLSAIFEWMLSVNLELFELSFAVEFCFFSSFMISNLLTKREEEKPLIISMS
- the eif4e1c gene encoding eukaryotic translation initiation factor 4E family member 1c codes for the protein MATSEPKAPETEEQLPAEIAEIAEKTENEVVENPEEYIKHPLQNRWALWYFKNDKSKSWTENLRLISKFDTVEDFWALYNHIQQPSKLGFGCDYCLFKDGIKPMWEDDRNKLGGRWLMTLNKQQRHNDLDRYWMETLLCLVGESFDAASEDVNGAVVNVRPKGDKISIWTSNCQNRDAIMTIGQNYKERLSIPTKAIIGYQSHDDTSSKSGSTTKNIFSV